In Vulpes lagopus strain Blue_001 chromosome 1, ASM1834538v1, whole genome shotgun sequence, a genomic segment contains:
- the EFNA3 gene encoding ephrin-A3 isoform X2 codes for MAAAPLLLLLLLVPVPLLPLLAQGPGGALGNRHAVYWNSSNQHLRREGYTVQVNVNDYLDIYCPHYNGSGVGPGAGPGPGGGAEQYVLYMVSHAGYRTCNASQGFKRWECNRPHAPHSPIKFSEKFQRYSAFSLGYEFHAGHEYYYISTPTHSLHWKCLRMKVFVCCASKDFEGENPQVPKLEKSISGTSPKREHLPLAVGIAFFLMTLLAS; via the exons aTGGCGGCGGctccgctgctgctgctgctgctgctcgtgCCGGtgccgctgctgccgctgctggcCCAGGGGCCCGGGGGGGCACTGGGAAACCGGCATGCGGTGTACTGGAACAGCTCCAACCAGCA CCTGCGACGAGAGGGCTACACGGTGCAGGTGAACGTCAACGACTACCTGGACATTTACTGTCCTCACTACAATGGCTCGGGGGTGGGCCCCGGGgcgggcccgggccccgggggcggggcggagcagTACGTGCTGTACATGGTGAGCCACGCCGGCTACCGCACCTGCAACGCCAGCCAAGGCTTCAAGCGCTGGGAGTGCAACCGCCCGCACGCCCCCCACAGTCCCATCAAGTTCTCGGAGAAGTTCCAGCGCTACAGCGCCTTCTCGCTGGGCTACGAGTTCCACGCCGGCCACGAGTACTACTACATCT CCACGCCCACCCACAGCCTGCATTGGAAGTGCCTGCGGATGAAGGTGTTCGTCTGCTGCGCCTCCA AGGACtttgagggagagaatccccaggtGCCCAAGCTGGAGAAAAGCATCAGCGGGACGAGCCCCAAGCGGGAACACCTGCCCCTGGCGGTGGGCATCGCCTTCTTCCTCATGACGCTCTTGGCCTCCTag
- the EFNA3 gene encoding ephrin-A3 isoform X1 produces MAAAPLLLLLLLVPVPLLPLLAQGPGGALGNRHAVYWNSSNQHLRREGYTVQVNVNDYLDIYCPHYNGSGVGPGAGPGPGGGAEQYVLYMVSHAGYRTCNASQGFKRWECNRPHAPHSPIKFSEKFQRYSAFSLGYEFHAGHEYYYISTPTHSLHWKCLRMKVFVCCASTSHSGEKPAPTLPQFTMGPQVKINVLEDFEGENPQVPKLEKSISGTSPKREHLPLAVGIAFFLMTLLAS; encoded by the exons aTGGCGGCGGctccgctgctgctgctgctgctgctcgtgCCGGtgccgctgctgccgctgctggcCCAGGGGCCCGGGGGGGCACTGGGAAACCGGCATGCGGTGTACTGGAACAGCTCCAACCAGCA CCTGCGACGAGAGGGCTACACGGTGCAGGTGAACGTCAACGACTACCTGGACATTTACTGTCCTCACTACAATGGCTCGGGGGTGGGCCCCGGGgcgggcccgggccccgggggcggggcggagcagTACGTGCTGTACATGGTGAGCCACGCCGGCTACCGCACCTGCAACGCCAGCCAAGGCTTCAAGCGCTGGGAGTGCAACCGCCCGCACGCCCCCCACAGTCCCATCAAGTTCTCGGAGAAGTTCCAGCGCTACAGCGCCTTCTCGCTGGGCTACGAGTTCCACGCCGGCCACGAGTACTACTACATCT CCACGCCCACCCACAGCCTGCATTGGAAGTGCCTGCGGATGAAGGTGTTCGTCTGCTGCGCCTCCA CATCGCACTCCGGGGAGAAGccggcccccaccctcccccagttCACCATGGGTCCCCAAGTGAAGATCAACGTGCTGG AGGACtttgagggagagaatccccaggtGCCCAAGCTGGAGAAAAGCATCAGCGGGACGAGCCCCAAGCGGGAACACCTGCCCCTGGCGGTGGGCATCGCCTTCTTCCTCATGACGCTCTTGGCCTCCTag
- the EFNA4 gene encoding ephrin-A4, translated as MGPREPPAQNEGVGREEIGANPQVGTSSPRRLWKGGGWGSPRRRCVPSPRATPGRSRKDGQYPLRWPRTGFVDPRACPTFPLSGQRRRAPIKSSKCVMRLPTRYERRHERRDLPKTNSPTVHAWPCPPPRDAGQPGWERGEPGVRLGARRVNRSWLGVRRRGRAPIGGKLPGGVARESPHPTPRSAPPPPPLCTFLAAAAERAGTGRTRPERTPGAMRLLPLLRTVLWAALLSSPLRGGSGLRHAVYWNSSNPRLLGGDAVVELDLNDYLDIFCPHYEGPGPPDGPETFALYMVDRPGYEACQAQGPGAFKRWECALPFAPFGPVRFSEKIQRFTPFSLGFEFLPGETYYYISVPPPESSGMCLRLQVSVCCKESRSESAHPVGSPGESGRSGWQGGGALSPLCLLLLLLLPILRLLRVL; from the exons ATGGGGCCGCGCGAGCCCCCAGCCCAGAACGAAGGTGTGGGGCGGGAAGAGATAGGCGCCAACCCTCAGGTGGGCACGAGCTCCCCGCGAAGGCTCTGGaaggggggcgggtgggggagtCCCAGGAGGCGATGTGTCCCTTCCCCTCGCGCTACCCCTGGACGGTCAAGGAAAGATGGGCAGTACCCCCTAAGGTGGCCCCGGACGGGCTTCGTGGATCCTCGCGCGTGCCCCACTTTTCCTCTTTCTGGCCAAAGGCGGCGTGCCCCTATTAAATCTTCCAAATGTGTGATGAGGCTCCCTACCCGGTACGAACGCAGACACGAAAGACGCGACCTCCCTAAAACGAACTCGCCGACGGTGCACGCGTGGCCCTGCCCGCCCCCTCGCGACGCGGGGCAGCCGGGGTGGGAGCGTGGAGAGCCTGGCGTGCGCCTCGGCGCACGGAGGGTTAACAGGAGTTGGCTCGGAGTAAGGAGGCGGGGGCGCGCCCCCATTGGTGGAAAGTTACCCGGAGGCGTGGCCCGCGAGTCTCCGCACCCCACCCCCCGTTccgcaccccccccacctccactttgTACCTTTCTCGCCGCGGCGGCGGAGCGGGCCGGTACCGGCCGGACCAGACCAGAGCGGACCCCAGGGGCGATGcggctgctgcccctgctgcggACTGTCCTCTGGGCCGCGCTCCTCAGCTCCCCGCTGCGTGGGGGCTCCGGCCTCCGCCACGCTGTCTACTGGAACTCCAGTAACCCCAG GCTACTGGGAGGAGACGCCGTGGTCGAGCTGGACCTGAACGATTACCTAGATATCTTCTGTCCACACTACGAGGGCCCAGGGCCCCCTGACGGCCCCGAGACGTTCGCTTTGTATATGGTGGACCGGCCAGGCTATGAGGcctgccaggcccagggcccaggtgcCTTCAAGCGCTGGGAGTGTGCCCTCCCCTTTGCTCCCTTTGGACCTGTCCGGTTCTCCGAAAAAATTCAACGCTTCACACCCTTCTCCCTTGGCTTTGAGTTCTTGCCTGGAGAAACCTACTACTACATCT CGGTACCACCTCCTGAGAGTTCTGGCATGTGTCTGAGGCTCCAGGTGTCTGTCTGCTGCAAGGAGAGCA GGTCAGAATCAGCCCATCCTGTTGGAAGCCCTGGAGAGAGCGGCAGGTCAGGGTGGCAAGGGGGGGGTGCTCTCAGCCCCCTCTGTCTCTTGCTGCTCTTGCTGCTCCCAATTCTGCGTCTCCTGCGAGTTCTCTGA